Sequence from the Candidatus Methylomirabilota bacterium genome:
GGTCCACCCTGATCTGGGTGACCCTCATCGCCACCACCTGGACCTGCCTGCTCGCGTCGCATCTCGACCTGCCCATCCTGGCCGGCCTCACCACCCTGGCCTTCCTGGGCCTCGGGGTAAGTCTCCCGTCGAGCCCCGGCTTCGTGGGAGTAATCCAGCTCGCCTGCTGGGCTGCCCTCCGGCTCTTCGACGTGCCGGAGAACGACGCCCTGTCGTTCTCGATCCTCTTTCATGTCTCCCAGTTCGTGCCGGTCACGCTCTGGGGCCTCGCCCTCCTCCTCGTCGAGCACGTGAGCCTTGCCGAAGCTCGGCGTCCCGACGACAGTCCTCCTTTGTCGACAGGCACTTAGATGGCGCGATCCGTGTAAACGCTCCGCCTCTGGCCCCCGTCGAATCCTTCAGAGCGATGGAGGAGATGCGCAACGGCTGGAGGACGTCCAGGACGAGTGACCTCGGCCGTCTACGCGTGTGGGAAGATCGGGCCGGGACGATCCGGTGGAGCAAACCGATGAGGCGCTGTGTCGAGCGGTGGCGAATCGCGAGCCGGGAGCTTTCGACCTCCTGGTCGAGCGATACCAGGAGCGCGCCTACCGGATCGCCTGGTCCATCGTCCGGGACCGCGAAGACGCCAAGGACTGCGCCCAGGAAGCGTTCCTGCGCCTTCACGAGTCAGCGGGGACCTTCGCCGGGCAGTCGAAGTTCTCGACGTGGTTCTACCGCATCCTCGTCAACTGCTGCCTGGACAACCGCCGTCGGGGACGGGGCTGGCGCCGTCTCCTGGTCTGGCGCGACGCCGCCGATGACGAGCGGGACGACGATCCCATCGAGCGCCATCCCGCCCCCCTGGAGGACCCGGGCACGCACGTGGACGAGGAGCGACAATTGAGCCAGCTCTGGAACGCGGTGGATGGGCTGTCGCCCCGCCAGCGGGCGGTCGTGCTTCTGCAGTGCCGCGAGGGTCTCGCGACCAAGGAGATCGCCGAGGTGCTCGACATGTCGGAGGCCACCGTGCGTGTGCACCTGCACCGCGCGTTCACGACGCTGCGCCGGCGTGTGGGGGGTAAGCGATGATGGCGAGCGAGCATCCGTCCGATCGGCTCGTCCCCTATTTGCGTGGCGAGCTGGCGGCGGCCGAGCGCACCGCGATCGCCGCGCATCTCGAGGGCTGCTCGGCGTGCCGGGCGACCCTCGCCGACTTCGCGGCCCTCGGCGAGCGCCTCGCGCGAGCGCCCGAGCCGGCGCCACCCATTCACTGGGGCGCGTTCCGCGCGGAGCTGCGCGAGGCCCTCGCGCGCCGGACCGGCCAGGCCGCTCGCCCGCGCCGCTGGTCCCTCGGCCCCCTGCCCGCGGCCCTCGCGGCGGGGCTCGCGGTGATCGTGCTCTATCTCGCGATCCCCGGCCAGAACGCTCGGCTGCCCCGGGGCGATCAGGCGCTCGTCGAGGATTCGCTGCTCGCGAGCCAGCTCGATCTGATCAAGGATCTGGACGTCGTGCAACGCTTGGATCTCCTCGAGGACTTCGACGTCATCGGCCGGCTCGACCGGCTCGAGCCCAGCGGCAAGAGCTGAGCATGCGGCCCGCGCGGGGGATGCTGCCGCTCGCACTCATCGTGCTGGCGGCGACGCTGGCGCGGGCGGCCGATCCCGCGCCCCTCGAGGCGGAGATGCTGCGCGACCTCGATGTGGTGGGCAGCCCTACCTACGCGCGCGATCGCGAGCTCGCCCGCAAGCTCCGGCTCGTCGAGCGGATGCGCATGCTGGAGGAGCTCCGGCAGATCGAGGCCGAGGCGCCCCCGCAGCCGGTAGCTCCGACCAATGTTCCGGCGGCGCCTGCCGCACCCAGGGAGGTGAAGTGACATGCTGAGGCGGCCGCTCCTCCTGCTGCTCACCGTCTCGATGCTCGCGCTGACGCCGGCCGCGTGGGCGCAGACGACCGCGCCCGCCGGCGATCCGCCCATCGCCGGCATGGACAAGCTCTCGCCCGACGAGCAGGCACGGGTCCGCCAGAACCTCGAGCGCTGGAAGAACATGACGCCCGAACAGCGCGAGCGCGCGCTGGAGAACTACCGGCACTGGAAGTCGCTCACCCCCGAGGAGCGTCAACAGGCGCGCCAGAACCACGAGCGGCTGCAGCGCATGACGCCCGCGCAGCGCGCCCAGGTCCTCCAGGACTTCCAGCGTTGGAACGATCTGCCCGAGGAGCGGCGGCGCGAGCTCGAGCGGGCTCACGAGCGCTTCCAGAAGCTGCCACCCGAGCGCCAGCAGCAGATCATGGAGCGCCTGCAGCGCTACCAGAGCATGTCGCCCGAGCAGCGGGCGCGCGTGGACCGGAACCTCGAGCGCTGGCGGAGCATGACCCCCGAGGAGCGGCAGAAGGCGCGGGAGGCCTGGCGCGAGCGCCGGCGCGAGCGCAACGAGGATGAGGGGCCCGGCCCGCGCCCCGGCGGTGCCCCGCGCCAGGCCCCACCGCCGAGCCGCCAAGCGAGGTAACCGCCGCCTTTGCTTGGCGAGCCGCAGCCGAAGGCGAGGCGAGCGGATACATGATGCTTTCCCGCGCGGAGCGCGGGGGCGAGCCGCAGCCGAAGGCGAGGCGAGCGGATACATGATGCTTTCCCGCGCGGAGCGCGGGGGCGAGCCGCAGCCGAAGGCGAGGCGAGCGGATATGATAAATTGCTGCCTCTATGGGGCAGCAGTCACAGTTGATCGTGCAGAAATACGGCGGCTCGTCCGTCGCCGACCCGGAGAAGGTCAAGAACGTGGCGCGCCGGGTGGCGGAGTCCGCCCGCCAAGGTCACCGGATGGTCGTGGTCGTCTCCGCGATGGGCAAGACCACCGATGCGCTCGTCGCGCTCGCCGGCGCGATCTCTCCCACCCCCGACCCGCGCGAGCTGGACATGCTGCTCGCCACCGGGGAGCAGGTCACGATCGGCCTGCTCGCCATGGCGCTCCAGTCTCTCGGGCTCGCCGCCTGCTCGTTCACCGGCGCCCAGGTGGGCATGGTGACGGACGACGCCCACACGCGGGCGCGTATCAAGCGCATCACCGCCGAGCGCATCGGCGCCGCCCTGGCCGAGGGCAAGATCGCGGTGGTGGCGGGCTTCCAGGGCATGACGGAGGCGGGTGACATCACCACCCTCGGGCGCGGCGGCTCCGATCTCACCGGGGTAGCGCTGGCCGCCGCGCTGAAGGCCGACGTCTGCGAGATCTTCACCGACGTGGACGGCGTCTACACCGCCGATCCCAACGTCGTCCCCGACGCGCGCAAGCTCGCCCGCATCTCCTACGACGAGATGCTCGAGATGGCCGCGCTGGGGGCCAAGGTGCTCCAGGCACGCTCGGTGGAGTTCGCCAAGAAGTACGGGGTGCCCGTGCACGTCCGCTCCACGTTCAAGCCCGACCCGGGCACGCTCGTCATGAAGGAGGATCAGGGCATGGAAGACGTCGTGGTCACCGGCATCACCCACGATCGAGGACAGGCCAAGCTCTCGATCCTGCGGGTGCCGGACCGGCCGGGCATCGCCTCGCGGGTGTTCGGCTCGCTGGGCTCCCAGAACATCGTGGTGGACATGATCGTGCAGAACATCAGCCGCGACGGCTACACCGACATCTCCTTCACGCTGCCGCGCGCCGACCGGGCGCGGGCAGAGCAGGTGCTGGCCAACGCGGCCCGTGAGGTGGGGGCGGCGGGGGTGGCCACCGACGATCGCGTGGCCAAGGTCTCCATCGTGGGTGTCGGCATGCGCAGCCACGCCGGGGTGGCCGCGCGCATGTTCGACACGCTCTCGAAGGAGGGCGTCAACATCCAGATGATCTCCACCTCCGAGATCGCCGTCTCCTGCGTCATCGAGGACAAGTACACCGAGCTGGCGGTACGCGCCCTTCACGACGCGTTCGAGCTCGGCACGGAGCGAGGTGCCTGACATGGCGAGCATGGCCACCGCGGCGGTCTTCTTCGGTCCTGGCAAGCCCTTCGAGCTGGTGCAGGTCCCCATTCCCGAGGTGGAGCCCGAGGGCGTGCTGATCCGGGTCACCCGCGCCAACATCTGCGGAAGTGATCTCCACTTCTGGAGAGGTGACGCGCCGATCAAGGTGCCGGAGGGCGGCTGGATCTTCGGCCACGAGATGACCGGCACCGTCGCGCGCCTGGGCAGCAAGGTGAAGACGGACTCACTGGGCCGGCCGCTGAAGGAGGGCGACCGGGTCGCCTACACCTACTTCTATCCGTGCGGCCGTTGCCACGCCTGTCTCCACAAGGAGCCTGCGGCCTGCCCCAACAAGATCGAGCGCCCGGTGGGGCCCGCGGTCTTCCCGCACCTGCACGGCGCCTTCGCCGACCACTACTACCTCCGTCCCGGCGGCCACCTCTTCAAGGTGCCCGATGCGCTGTCCGACGACGTGGTCGCGCCGGTCAACTGTGCGCTCGCCCAGGTGCTGTACGGTCTCTGGGTCGCGGG
This genomic interval carries:
- a CDS encoding DUF3106 domain-containing protein, translating into MLRRPLLLLLTVSMLALTPAAWAQTTAPAGDPPIAGMDKLSPDEQARVRQNLERWKNMTPEQRERALENYRHWKSLTPEERQQARQNHERLQRMTPAQRAQVLQDFQRWNDLPEERRRELERAHERFQKLPPERQQQIMERLQRYQSMSPEQRARVDRNLERWRSMTPEERQKAREAWRERRRERNEDEGPGPRPGGAPRQAPPPSRQAR
- a CDS encoding zf-HC2 domain-containing protein, with translation MMASEHPSDRLVPYLRGELAAAERTAIAAHLEGCSACRATLADFAALGERLARAPEPAPPIHWGAFRAELREALARRTGQAARPRRWSLGPLPAALAAGLAVIVLYLAIPGQNARLPRGDQALVEDSLLASQLDLIKDLDVVQRLDLLEDFDVIGRLDRLEPSGKS
- a CDS encoding sigma-70 family RNA polymerase sigma factor — translated: MEQTDEALCRAVANREPGAFDLLVERYQERAYRIAWSIVRDREDAKDCAQEAFLRLHESAGTFAGQSKFSTWFYRILVNCCLDNRRRGRGWRRLLVWRDAADDERDDDPIERHPAPLEDPGTHVDEERQLSQLWNAVDGLSPRQRAVVLLQCREGLATKEIAEVLDMSEATVRVHLHRAFTTLRRRVGGKR
- a CDS encoding aspartate kinase yields the protein MGQQSQLIVQKYGGSSVADPEKVKNVARRVAESARQGHRMVVVVSAMGKTTDALVALAGAISPTPDPRELDMLLATGEQVTIGLLAMALQSLGLAACSFTGAQVGMVTDDAHTRARIKRITAERIGAALAEGKIAVVAGFQGMTEAGDITTLGRGGSDLTGVALAAALKADVCEIFTDVDGVYTADPNVVPDARKLARISYDEMLEMAALGAKVLQARSVEFAKKYGVPVHVRSTFKPDPGTLVMKEDQGMEDVVVTGITHDRGQAKLSILRVPDRPGIASRVFGSLGSQNIVVDMIVQNISRDGYTDISFTLPRADRARAEQVLANAAREVGAAGVATDDRVAKVSIVGVGMRSHAGVAARMFDTLSKEGVNIQMISTSEIAVSCVIEDKYTELAVRALHDAFELGTERGA